The genomic stretch CTGGAAGGCATCGGCGCCAAGTATCAGCACCAGCGGCCGCTCGGGGCCCACTTCTGCACGCAAGCGCTCGAGGGTGAGCACCGTGTAGCTCTTGCGAGGCGAACGGACCTCGCCGTCGTCTACCTCCAGGCGCGGGTTTCCGCTCACCGCAAGGCGTGCCATGTGCAGGCGGTCGTCGGGTGTCGAGCCCGGTTCGCCGCGGTGCGGTGGCTGACCCGCGGGGATCAGTCTGACCTTGTCCAGTGCGAGCGCTTCGCACGCCTCTTCGGCGAGCCGAAGGTGGGCCAGATGGATGGGGTCGAAAGTCCCTCCCAGCAGACCGAGCGGGCCAGGTCGGGCGCTGCTACTTGTCAATGATGACCTCGTCAGGCAGGCCAAAAACATCGCGCGCCGAGGTGAAGAAGCTGGCAAAGACGACCGGAATCAGAATCAGCGGCAAGGGCACGGTGAGGATGGTTGCGAGCGTCGGAGACAGCAGCCCGATCACCCCGATCACGATGCCGGGTATGAACGCGCCGAAGATCATCAGGCCGATGGCATAGGCGAGAAACGGGCGCCAGTTGCGCAGGCAGGCATGGAAGCTGAAGAACATCGC from Parazoarcus communis encodes the following:
- the nadD gene encoding nicotinate-nucleotide adenylyltransferase codes for the protein MFLACLTRSSLTSSSARPGPLGLLGGTFDPIHLAHLRLAEEACEALALDKVRLIPAGQPPHRGEPGSTPDDRLHMARLAVSGNPRLEVDDGEVRSPRKSYTVLTLERLRAEVGPERPLVLILGADAFQGLPTWHRWTELFELTHIAVANRPGYAPHGRRWPGALSPELDEACQQRQITDPAHLRERSCGYVIPFDMTPLAISASLIRDLVRTGTSPRYLLPDSVLDYIGLHHLYDNHE